From the genome of Candidatus Aegiribacteria sp., one region includes:
- a CDS encoding DUF5674 family protein, with protein sequence MDSLRQIATERFGDMIKTVVDLTRGIMIIDADLHSDEEAELLATGSKQQDLWGINLYPELSPVDWLEFDSMINLRPSFGNRSRNVDDPSIRERIRDVVDRLVSR encoded by the coding sequence ATGGATTCACTGCGACAAATAGCGACTGAGCGTTTCGGGGACATGATCAAGACCGTGGTTGATCTGACCCGCGGAATCATGATCATCGACGCGGACCTGCATTCCGATGAAGAAGCTGAATTGCTGGCGACAGGCTCAAAGCAACAGGATTTATGGGGAATCAACCTCTATCCGGAACTGTCTCCAGTTGACTGGCTGGAGTTCGATTCGATGATAAACCTTCGCCCTTCCTTTGGAAACCGTTCCAGAAACGTGGATGATCCTTCAATACGCGAGCGGATTCGAGATGTTGTGGATCGATTGGTGTCCCGATGA